AGTAATCGATGACCAGTTTGCAAATATAGTTATTCATTTAAAAAATCAAACATTCACTTAAAAAAAGATTAATATGACGTTTTGTACAAACTTTATTATCTTTGTCTTTACTTTTGATGTTATTTCTTTTCTATTGCAGTACTGAGGTGTTGACGTGAACATGATTGCCAATCCGATAATTTTCTGGTGGATAGTTCGTACAGACCGAAACTAACAAAATATATAGAAACAGACCAAATATAAATTTAAAATAATACTTTATCATGGACAGACGAAATTTTTTAAAGAAATCCGCCATTTCAGCAACGGGGTTAAGCCTGGCTCCGTTGATGGGAAGCTCCTATTCTTCCGTTTTCGGTCAATCTTCACCGGGTAATAAAATCAAGGTAGGCCTGATCGGGTGCCGTAATCAAGGATGGAGTAATCTGAAAGCTTTTCTTCAATACCCCGACGTGGAGTGTATCTCCATGTGTGATGTGGATGATCAATGGCTCTATCAACGTGCTTCCGATTTGGAAGAGTTGACCGGTAAAAAGCCACCTCAGTTGGTGAAGGACTGGCGCAGGGTGATCGATAACAAAGATGTGGACATGGTGATTATCGGGACCCCCGACCATTGGCACTGTCTCCAGTTGATCGCTGCCTGTGAGGCAGGTAAGGATGTCTTTGTGGAAAAACCGCTGGCCAATACTATTGAGGAGTGCGACCTGATGGTAAAAGCTACGCGTAAATATAACCGTATTGTGCAGGTGGGGCAGTGGCAACGTAGTGACCCACACTGGGACGAAGCGGCTGCATATGTGCAAAGCGGAGAACTGGGCCGTGTGAGAACCGTAAAAGTATGGGCTTATCAGACCAGCAAATGGACATTGCCGGTAGTCCCCGATTCGGCACCACCTGCAGGCGTGGATTATGACATGTGGTTAGGTCCGGCGCCTAAGCGTACTTTTAACCAAAACAGGTTTCATTATAATTTCCGTTTCTTCTGGGATTACGCCGGTGGGTTGATGGCCGATTGGGGTGTGCACCTGCTTGATTATGCCATGAAAGGGATGAATGTGGGATTACCTTCATATGTCTATGGCGCCGGAGGAAAATATGGCTATCCGGATGATGCCATGGAGACGCCCGATACACTGATGGTGACTTATAAATATCCTGATTTCAATATCATCTGGGATCATGCATGTGGAATAGGTACAGGATTGTTCGGTCTCAGGGAAGGGGTTGCCTTTTTTGGAGAGAACGGTACGCTGATCCTTACCCGCCAGGGGTGGGAGGTAGTCCCCGAACAAGCTATCAATAGCCGTACGTTCCCATATTGTTACCCTTGTGACGATGAAAGAAAACCCAATACGCTCCGGATGGAAGCAGTGGAAAAAAAGAAAGGTACAGGCAGAGGTCTCTATCTGCATGCCGGCAATATGCTCGATTGTATGCGTTCACGTGAATTGCCTAATGCTGATATCGCCATTGGCGCTGAAGTGGCTAAACTGAGTCATTTGGGGAATATCTCATGTCGTGTAGGGACTGCACTGAACTGGGATGACAAAGCTGGAAAATTTGTCGGTAATGACGAAGCCAACAGGTTAATCAAGGCAAATTACCGCGCTCCATGGAAATTGCCGGAACTCTGATATTTTTTATGGGTATAAATGAAAATCGCTCCGGAAGTATAATCACACAGCCGGAGCGAAATTTTATATAATAGGTGGATATCTTAAAACTTGTATACCCATTTGGCAAATGCATTTACCCAATTCTTCAGAAATTCTTTGGTGCTTTCGTTCTTCAGGTTGTTTTGTTCGTCGAACAGCTCCCATGAATTTCCGATATATGCTTCGGGTTGTTGCATCATATAGATGTTCAGGAAGACCATGGGTTGACGCAGTGCGTGGTTAGCTACTGAGCCGCCAAGAGGACTCATGGAACTGCTCACGATAGCTCCCGGCTTTCCTGCCCATTTATTCTGCCCATAAGGTCTTGATCCTACATCAAGTGCATTTTTCATTACCCCGGAAGTACTTCGGTTATACTCAGGAGTGAAAAAAAGATATCCATCAGCCTCACCGATCTTTTTGCGGAATTCAACCCATTCTGCCGGAGGATTTGCATCGAGGTCCTCATTGTAGTGAGCTAACTGCCCTATTTCTATAATCTCCAACTCCAAGGAATCAGGAGCTAACCTAATTACCTCATTTGCCAACTTTCTGTTGACCGATTCTTTTCGCAGGCTGCCTACCAGGACAGCTATTTTCTTTTTACTCATAACACCTGTTTTTTAGTTGATTTGCAGATTTATACATAAAAATTTCCGTATTAGTATTAACGCTTTTTCCATGGCTTTTGTTTGATAGTAAATATTGATAGGCTATCGGGTTCCGGTTTTGGAATAACAGCAGAGGGAAGCAGTAAAAGTCTTTGAATTATTTCCTGAAACGTGCGAAGAAAAGTTTCATCAGGTCAGCGCAATCATCGGCTAGTACACCAGAAGTAACGGTAGTCTTGGGATGGAGGAGATAAGGTGAGATCTGTGTATAGCCTCTTTTTTCATCTGATGCCCCGTATACTACACGCGATATTTGTGCCCATCTCAGTGCACCGGCACACATAGGGCAGGGTTCTACTGTCACGTAGAGGGTGCAATCGGTCAGGTATTTCCCCCCCAACACATTGGCTGCAGCAGTGATGGCTTGCATCTCGGCATGGGCTGTAACATCATTCAGGGTTTCTGTTAGATTGTGAGCACGGGTAATAATGCGTTCGTTCACTACGACAACTGCACCGACGGGTACTTCTCCATTTTCGAAAGCTTTGTGTGCTTCCCGCAAAGCCTGTTGCATAAAATATCGATCGTCGAGCATCAGTTAGAAAAATTACTAATTACCAATTAGAAGTCCAAGAAGTCAAAAATCTTGAATCTTGAATCTTGAATTCTTGAATCTTTAAATCATCAAATTATAAAATCAAAAGATTATCTCCTCATCTCATTTTCTTCGAACAGTGTAGGATAGTCCTGTTCCATATTTTTTAGCACATGGTTGAGAACGGTTTCACGGAACCATCTGGAACGGTTTGTGATTTTATACTTTTTCAGATAGAAATGAATCAGACTGTATTCTTCATCGCTGAGCAAAAACACGGCCTTTTTTGTACGTGGCTTGATCTTGCCCTGCGGTTTGTATTGTTTCGTTCTCATCAAATAACTATTGAAATTTCTGCATGCGCTTTTCCTTTGCCAGTGCAAAAAAACAAAATATTTTCGATAAAACGGGGGATTTACAGGGTAAAGTTGTATTTTTACAAGGTTTAAAAGCTGTTTTGTATCAAGAGAGATGGCCAAACACAATGAGTTGGGAAGGAAAGGTGAAGAAGCTGCGGTGAATTGTCTTAAAAGGAAGGGACACCGGGTTCTGGAACGGAATTGGTCTTTTTCCGGTTATGAAATCGATATAATATCAGAATATGAAGAATTTATCGTGTTCGTAGAGGTTAAGACCCGTAGTTCTGTCGAATGGGGTAATCCGGAAAATGCTGTTACTGAGCAACGTATGCGACGTATGATACGTGCTGCCAGTCACTATCTGAAAATAAACCATATCGATAAACCGGCCCGCTTCGATATTGTTACGGTAATAGGCAAAGAACAGAATTTCGAACTGGAACATATCGAAGATGCATTTTTACCTTTTTTGTGAAAAGAGCTTTGACTGAATACAATATGGTATGACAATTTTAATTGCATAAAACGGGAATCAAACGGGGTATGAATATCGAAGAACTTTTTGATTATTGTCAATCCATTCAGGGTGCGGAAGCGACGACCCCCTTCGATGAGTGGACCATCGTAATGAAAGTGATGGGGAAGATGTTCGCATTGATACCTACGGATGGGGACAGATTTTGTATCAGTCTCAAGTGTGACCCGGCAAAAGCCATCACACTGCGTGAAAAATATGTATGTGTGGAAGGGGCTTATCATATGAACAAAACCTACTGGAATACCATTTATTTGGATAGGGATATGCCCGATGATGAACTCAGGGAGTGGATTAATCATTCTGTAGAAGAGGTTATAAAGAAATTGCCAAAAAAGCAGCAGCAACAATATTATGGAACAATTAAGTAAAGATCGCCAAATAATCCGGTTGGAAGAGACTGAGTCAACCAATCTCTATTTAAAACAACTGGCCAGGGAGGAGCACCTTGAAGAGGGATCGATGGTTATAGCCGATTTTCAGACCGTTGGACGAGGGCAGATGGGGAATTCCTGGTTTTCTTCGAAAGGTGAAAATCTCTTATTCAGCCTGTTGATCTATCCCAAGGAGGTGCTGGCCAATGAACAATTCATTATTTCCCGCATTGCTTCACTGGCTGTTAAGAATACGCTCGACCGGTTTACGGACGATATTCGTATCAAATGGCCGAACGATATCTATTGGAAAGAGCAAAAAATAGCGGGGATACTGATAGAAAATGATATTGATAACAAATATATCGCCAATTCAGTGATCGGGATCGGGATCAATGTCAATCAGCAAATATTTCCACCCGAGCTTTCCAATCCTGTGTCACTTTGGCAAATTATCGGCTCAGTACAGGATCGGGATTACATCCTCGATATTTTTCAAAGGGAGTTTTTCCTGCTCTATCGTGATTTTGAGAAAGGGGAAATCAAAACTATTGAAGATGAATATATGCTCGATCTGTACCGGGTAAATGGTTATTATTGGTACGAAGACAAGAATGGCCGGTTTATGGCGAAGGTCGAAGATGTACTCCCTTCGGGTCATCTGGTGTTGAAAACAATCGATACAGAAGAGGAACGGAAGTACGCGTTTAAAGAGGTCACCTTTGTGGAATGAGTGGGTGACTGCATCGGGCTTCTAATATCTAACATTTTCATTTTTAGTTTTTCACTATTAGTTTTTAGTTTAAAAAATGCAATTTAATAGGATTTTACTCAAACTCAGCGGCGAATCGCTGATGGGCGACAAACAGTACGGAATTGACGAAAAGCGTCTGCAGGAATATGCCGAACAGATATATGAAGCGGCACAGACAGGCGTGCAAATAGGTGTCGTGATTGGCGGAGGAAATATTTTCCGTGGCCTGAGTGGTGCTACCAAAGGATTTGACCGGGTAAAAGGCGATCAGATGGGGATGCTGGCCACTGTAATCAACAGCCTTGCGCTGAGTTCGGCACTCACCGCCGTTGGACAGGAAAACCGTGTTTTCACGGCGGTTCGTATGGAGCCTGTAGGTGAGCTTTATTCTAAATGGAAGGCCATTGAGTCGTTGGAAAGAGGTGAAATCGCAATTCTCGCCGCCGGTACCGGAAATCCTTTCTTTACGACCGATACCGCATCCGCACTCCGGGGAATTGAAATCGAAGCCGATGCGATGTTCAAAGGAACCCGTGTAGACGGCGTATATACGGCTGATCCGGAAAAAGATCCTACCGCTACCAAATTCAAGACGATCACTTTCGATGAAGTCTACAATCGTGGACTGAAAGTGATGGATCTGACCGCTACAACGATGTGTAAGGAGAACAACCTGTCCATCGTCGTCTTTGATATGGATAGTTATGGAAACCTGAAAAGAGTGCTTGAAGGCGAAGATATCGGAACACTGGTGCATGTTTAGAAAAATTTCACTATTTTTGTTCACAACTTTTTCGTTAAGTGCAATGACGATTGAATTCACTAAAATTTATTGAAGATACTTATGGAAATAACGACAATCAGAAAAGAGGCCGAGGAAAAGATGCAGATGACCCTCGAATTCCTGGATGAAACTTTTTCACGTATTCGTGCAGGCCGTGCAAATGCCCGTATCCTGGACGGTATACGCGTGGAATATTATGGTAGTCTTGTACCGTTGTCGAATGTTGCAACAGTGACCACACCCGATGCCAAGACTATTATGGTTCAACCCTGGGAAAAAGCGATGTTGAGAATAGTGGAAAAAGCTATTTTGGACTCCGATGTGGGCATTACTCCCGAGAATAACGGAGAGGTAATTCGTTTAGGGATTCCGCCGCTTACGGAAGAACGGCGCAAGCAATTGGTGAAACAGACCAAACAGGAGGCAGAAGAGGCAAAGATCAGTATCCGCAATGCGCGCCGTGAAGGAATTGATGAGGTGAAAAAGGCTGTCAAAGAGGGTATGGCCGAAGATATGGGAAAAGATGGAGAAAACGAACTGCAAAAACTTCACGATAAGTATATCAAGAAAGTGGATGAGATGTTCGCCGAAAAGGAGAAGGAGATACTTACCGTTTAATGGCAAAAGGCGGGGATGAAAGCGGTAAGATAGGACTGCAGGGGCTGGTTGTCAGGAATACCGGGAATGCCTATCTGGTGCGTGATGATAACGGCAACGATATCATTGGCATAGCAAAGGGAAATCTGAGACTTAAAGGGATCAGAAGTACAAGCCCTATTGTAGTGGGCGACCGGGTCTTTATGGATCCCAACCCCGACGGTACCGCTTTTATCACCGATATTGCCGAACGGAAGAATTATATCGTCCGTAAGGCTTCCAATCTCTCCAAACATGCGCATATACTGGCTGCCAATATAGATCTGGCATTCCTTTGTGTCACGGTGAGTTATCCTGAAACAACTACCGTATTCATCGATCGTTTCCTGACTACCGCAGAAGCATATTCGGTACCGGTCTGTCTTATTTTCAATAAAATAGACTTGTATGATGAGGAGGAGAGTGAATACCTGAATGCACTGATGCATCTCTATTCCACAATTGGCTATCAATGTCTGAGAACATCGACAGTGACCGGTGAAGGTAAAGGTCAACTGGAGGCTTTGGCAGAAGGAAAGACCGTTTTACTTGCTGGGCATTCGGGGGTGGGGAAATCGAGCATCGTTAACCTTCTGGTAGGGGATCAGGCGCAAAAAGTGAGAGAGATATCCGGTTATCATCATAAAGGGATGCATACCACCACTTTTTCGGAGATGATCGAATTGGAGAATGGTGGTTTCTTGATTGATACCCCGGGTATCAAAGGTTTCGGTACCATTGATATGAGTCGTGCCGAAGTATCGCACTATTTCCCTGAAATATTCAGGATATCGAAAAACTGTAAATATAACAGTTGCCTGCATCTTAATGAACCTGGCTGTGCAGTGTTGGAGGCAGTCGAAAATCACTACATCAGTGAAAGCCGCTATCATTCATACCTGAATATACTGGAAGACATTGAGGAAGGAAAATACCGGTTATGACTATACAACTTAACAGTGCACTGCTCCTGATCATTGAAATACTCTACCTGCTCACAGTAGTAGGTATTGTAGTGGTGGTGATCTCCGAAAACCGGAATCCCATCAAAACGGTGGCATGGATAATGGCGGTGGTGTTTCTGCCCTTTATCGGTATTATCTGGTACGCCTTCTTCGGACAAGACGCGACAAAAAAACAGGTAATCTCCCGCCGGATGTACAGCAAGTTGAAGAAACGCCCCCTGGACGGGATGGAAACTGCCGTAGAGCATATTTTCCCGGAAGAGTATATTAACCTTATTAACCTGCTCCAGAATATGGATTATACGCCGTTGCTGGGAGGAAATGATGTGACGTTGTTTACCAATGGTGGGGATAAATTCGCAAGCCTGTTTGCCGATATCGAAAAGGCCGAAAAGCATATTCATATAGAGTATTATGTATTGCTTGACGACGAATTGGGCCTGAAACTCCAGCAGGCGCTTATCCGTAAGGCCAGGGAGGGAGTGGAGATACGTATTATTTATGACAGTTTCGGATCGAGGAAGGCGAAGAGGAAATTTTTTGAAGATTTCAGGAAAGCAGGCATAGAAACCGAACCTTTTTTAAAGCTGAGTCTTTCGAGACTTACTTCGAGGCTCAATTACCGTACACACCGCAAGATTGTGGTTATCGATGGACGGATAGGCTACGTGGGAGGAATGAATGTGGCTGACCGCTACCTGAAAGGACTTGATTGGGGCTGCTGGCGTGATACCCACGCCCGGATCGAAGGGAAGGGGGTACAAGGATTGCAGTCGGTCTTTCTGATCGACTGGTATTTTGTATCGCAGACGCTGATTACTTCCCGTGATTATTTTCCTGTACTTGGAAATTATGGTGAATGTCCCATGCAGATAGTAAATAGCGGCCCCCTGAGTGAAACGAATGAAATATCGCATGGCATTATGCAAGCTATTTATAATGCACGTAAATCGATTTTTATCCAGACTCCCTATTTTCTGCCTCCTGACGCGATGGCCGATGCACTACAGGCAGCAGCTATCAGGGGTGTCGATGTGAGGGTTATGATGTCTAAACGATCGGATGTCCCTCTGGTACAAAGAGCTTCATTCTCTTATATTAAGGATATGCTGAAGGCGGGAGTGAAAGTGTATATGTACCACAAAGGCTTCCTACATTCCAAGATGATGGTATTCGACGGATCGCTTACGCTGGTTGGTTCGGCCAACTTCGACTCGCGTAGCTTCGAACAAAATTTTGAAGTGGAGGCATTTATCTATGACGAAAAATTGGGGATGCAGGCTAATGATATTTTTGTGGAGGATCAACGTTTTTCAGATCCCGTTTCAATGCGTGAATGGTATAAGCGGAGCGTGAAAAAGAGATTTATAGATTCTTTTCTACGACTCTTTGCCCCTTTGATGTAAAATCATAGAACACTCATGGGATACAGGTTTATGCACGTGTTTAAAGTTAAAATGTCTTGTATCTTGATTCTTGGCTCTAGTATTTAATTAGATGGAACGAATTTTTATTATAGGCTATATGGGCTCGGGTAAAACCACGGTAGGGAAACGGTTGGCCGGATCGCTTTCTCTTTCGTTTGTCGATCTCGACGCTTATATCGAGAATAAGTATCGAAAGACCATTCCCGCTCTTTTCGAAGAGAAGGGAGAGGATGGTTTTCGGAAGATAGAGGGGCAATCGCTTCGGGAAGTTGCAGAGTTCGAGGATGTGGTGATCTCTACCGGAGGAGGTACACCCTGTTTCTTTGATAATATGGAGGTAATGAATCGTGCTGGCCTCACTATTTACCTTGAGGCTCATCCCGAAGATCTTGCCGATCATTTACTGGCGTCGAAAACAGTGCGACCTCTCATTGCCGGGAAGTCGAGGGAGGAACTTATCCCCTTTATCTCGGAGCATTTGGCCCGCAGAGAGAGCCATTACCGGAAAGCAAAGATTATTTACCCCATTGACCGGATGAATACAAAGGATGAGATCCATCTAACGGTGTGCGGTATTGAAGAACTAATAAAAAGGAGGAACGCGGAATGATGTACGATTCCCACAGAAGCACTTCGTTTGTCGTGCGTGAATTGCTGCAAAAGGTAGAAAAGCAGAGAGCATCCTTAGTGATCGGGATTCCCCGGGAAGACCACAAACATGAAAAACGGGTGCCGTTGACGCCCGAAACCGTTTCGTTGCTGGTCGAGTCAGGCTACAGGGTACTGCTTGAAGCCGGGACGGGGATGACCATCAATTATACCGACAGCTATTATGCCGAATCGGGTGCAGAGATAGTCGAGACTCCTGAAGAGGTTTTCCAGGCCGACCTGATCCTGAAGATATTACCTCCTACATTGGAAGAAGTGAGTATGATGCGGCCGCGTGCTACTGTTTTTTCGTTTCTCCATATCCATAAATTATCTCTTTCTTTGCTGGAGTTGATGTCTGAAAAGAAGATCAACGCGCTGGCTTATGAACTTTTATACGACAATACGGGCGTCTCTCCGTTTGTGACATCCATATCCGAGATCGAAGGTACTTATTCCATTACCCTGGCGGCAGAACTCTTAAGCAATGCCCACGGTGGAAAAGGCATTTTATTGGGAGGTATCCCCGGCATATCACCTACCGAGGTGGTGGTGATCGGGGCGGGGGTGGCCGGTACCATGGCCGCCCGTGCGGTGTTGGCCATGGGTGCGTCGGTGAAAGTGTTCGACAACGATGTGGTGAAGCTGCGTACTATCCGCCATGAGTTGGGTAATCTGGTATTTACTTCCACGCTTCAGCCCAATGTACTAAGAAATGTGTTTCGTTCTGCCGATGTAGTGATCGGGGCCATGCAGTATATCAATAAAACCCACTTTTACCGTATCTCCAACGACCTGATCCGGGAGATGAAACAGGGAGCCGTGATCATCGATGTGCGAATGGCGCAGGGAGGATGTTTCGAAACCACCATGGAAGCCTGTTTGCCCGGCCATCCGGCGGTTTTTGAGAAATTCGGCGTGTTGCATTTCTGTGAGATGAGCCTTAGTTCGCGTGTAGCCCGTACCGCTTCCATCGCCTTGAGCAATATTTTTGTATCATTGTTCTCTACCATGGCTGATTGTGGAGGAACCGACCATTTTGCACGATTCGACCGCGGTTTTGCCGCCGGCTTCTACCTTTACTCCGGAAAGATGGTCAACCGGTATGTGGGCAACCACTTCAATATACCTGTAACCGATATCGGATTGTTCTTGCCGGGGTATTAACATATTATTTGAATATTCCACTGGGCTGGGAAAATGATCTCCCGTCAGGATCGATATGAAATAAACTACTTTTCCGAAACGGGTTCGGAAGACAACCTCTTCTGCAGGATCAGATACCAGATAAACAGGATGATCCCTTTGAATATTGAGGTGATGGACAGGGCCCACCAGACTCCGGTCACACCCATGCGGGTGCCCAGTACCATGGCGATAGGGATCCGTAATGTGTTGAATACAATGCTGATGATGGCCGGTGGAGTGGTCCTGCCTAAACCATTGAACATGCCCTGGGTGGTGATCTCCAACATCATAAAAACCTGGGAGATCCCTATGATCAACAGATACTCACCGCCGGCTTCATAGGCTTCTTTTTCCGGGACAAAGACAGAAAATATCCCTTCCCCGTATAATACAAATGCCAGGGTTACTGCGATTCCCAATGCTCCCATCATCATCAAAGTATAACGGAAAGCCCTGTTGGCACGACTCATCTTAAGTGCGGCAAAATTCTGCGCCACAAAGCTGCCGAGTGCAGTGGAAAAGCCGGTGGAGGTATTCCATGTAATCCCCTCGATCTGTCCCCCGGTGGTCTGGCTGGTGATACCCAAATGTCCTCCGTACAACGATGCGATACGGGCCAGATTCATATTGATAAATGCGAAATAGGTATTCATGGCGGCCACCGGCAACCCTAATTTCAGGATATTCAGTGTGTACCTTCTGCGTGGGCGGATCAGAAATGGGAATTTCCCCAACAATCCGTTCTTCTTTTTCAGGTGTCGGACGAACAATAGGAGTACCACGCTCTGAGACAGGATGGTAGCCAGTGCTGCGCCTTTTACACCCATAGCAGGAATAGGCCCAGCCCCGAAGATCAGAAGCGGGTCCAGCACAATATTTAAAACAAGGCCGGTAGCGTTGAAATAAAAGGGGATATCACTCCGTCCGGAACCGATATAGATGCCGGAGAAGTTGAGAATCAGAAACATGATAGGAATCCCTAAGGAGATGATCTGCAGATATCCGGTTGCTTCCACTGCAATCTCCTGTTCCAGTTTGTAAAATGATATATAAGGGTGGGGGAAAAGAAGGAAAAACATACCGAAGAGGAGCCCTAGCAGTATAGCGATGGTGGTGGTATGCGAAGCATAGAGTGATGCCTGGTCTAACCGACGGGCGCCGATGGACTGTCCGATAGATATCTCGGCAGCCACCTTGGAAATAAGCGCGACTGAGTTCATCATCCACATAAGCATCCCCACGGCGCCTACTGCCGCGACCGACTGACTGCCCAACCGTCCTATCCAGATGATGTCCACCAGGTTGTAGGCCATCTGGATAAAACTGATTGCCATCAACGGGAGGGCTAACGTGAGCAACTGCCGGAAAATGCCTCCCCGGGTAAGATCGCGCACTGCAGATGTTTGTAAAGATTGAGATTCCACCGGCAACCCTTTTTTATTAAAAAAGGAAGTAACCGTTGAAGTTACTCCCTTATATGCTGTTTTAGATAAGAGGAAGAGGAGATTTTCCGGTGGTACCGGAGTAAATTTCCCCTCTCCTCTCTGGAGCGGAAGACGGGACTCAAACCCGCGACCCTCAGCTTGGAAGGCTAATGCTCTATCAACTGAGCTACTTCCGCAAAATTAATTGACAATTGAAAATGGGTAATTGACAATTTTGATTGGTGTTCCCCTCATTGTGCATTGTTAATTCTCAATTGTCCATTCGTCAGTGGGCAGTGATGGATTCGAACCACCGAAGGCGTAAGCCAGCTGAGTTACAGTCAGCCCCATTTGGCCACTCTGGTAACTGCCCTTTGCGAGTGCAAAGATACAAAAAATTATTTGTATCTTGAGTGAAGTTCCATCATTTTTAACGCGGTGATGGCCGCTTCGTCACCTTTATTCCCGTGTCTGCCACCTGCCCTGGCTTGTGCCTGGTCGAGTGTGAGGGTGGTGAGCAATCCGAAAATTACCGGTATGTCGTACTTGAGGTTCAGTTGGGTGGCACCCTCGGTCACACTGTCACAGACAAATGTGAAATGTGGTGTTTCCCCCTGAATGACACATCCCAGAATGATAACGCTGTCAACCTTCGCTTTCTCGATCATCACCTTTGCAGCGTATGTCAGCTCAAAACTGCCGGGCACGTGTTCAATGATTATATCATCGGCCGATACACCGAACTTCAGCAATGTATTGGTTGCTCCGTTCAGTAAACTGTGGGTGACAGACGAATTCCAGTCGGACACCACGATGCCTACCCGTTTCCCTTTCCCATCGGCAACTGCCGTGGGATCATATGACGAGAGGTTACTCAATGCTGTTGCCATGACCTTATTACTTATTTTCTTTCAGGAAGAGAGCCTGTTGGATGAACTTATCTGCTTCCCGGGATTCAGGAGAGTTGAGATAGGTTTCTTTGATCTGTGTGAAAACCTCAATAGCTTTGTCGTAGTCGGCTTTACTCAAATATGCTTCGCCTGCTTTTTTATAATAGATGGGGCTGAGCATTTCGTTGTCAGCTTCCTTGGCCGCTTTGAGAAAGTTGTTAATAGCCTGGTCGGCCTGTCCCATATTCATATATACATCACCTATCGCACCGGTGACGGCCGGAGTGATCAGCAAATCTCCTCCTTTGAATTTCTTCAGGTGTTCCAGCGCTTTCTCATTATTACCTATCCGGCTGTAAGAAATGCCGGCATAAGCATGTGCCAGGTCAGCCGTTTTGGTTCCTTTATAACGATCTATGATGGATTCAAATCCTATATAATCGTTGCCGTTCCCGAAAAGAGC
This window of the Proteiniphilum saccharofermentans genome carries:
- a CDS encoding shikimate kinase; this translates as MERIFIIGYMGSGKTTVGKRLAGSLSLSFVDLDAYIENKYRKTIPALFEEKGEDGFRKIEGQSLREVAEFEDVVISTGGGTPCFFDNMEVMNRAGLTIYLEAHPEDLADHLLASKTVRPLIAGKSREELIPFISEHLARRESHYRKAKIIYPIDRMNTKDEIHLTVCGIEELIKRRNAE
- a CDS encoding alanine dehydrogenase yields the protein MMYDSHRSTSFVVRELLQKVEKQRASLVIGIPREDHKHEKRVPLTPETVSLLVESGYRVLLEAGTGMTINYTDSYYAESGAEIVETPEEVFQADLILKILPPTLEEVSMMRPRATVFSFLHIHKLSLSLLELMSEKKINALAYELLYDNTGVSPFVTSISEIEGTYSITLAAELLSNAHGGKGILLGGIPGISPTEVVVIGAGVAGTMAARAVLAMGASVKVFDNDVVKLRTIRHELGNLVFTSTLQPNVLRNVFRSADVVIGAMQYINKTHFYRISNDLIREMKQGAVIIDVRMAQGGCFETTMEACLPGHPAVFEKFGVLHFCEMSLSSRVARTASIALSNIFVSLFSTMADCGGTDHFARFDRGFAAGFYLYSGKMVNRYVGNHFNIPVTDIGLFLPGY
- a CDS encoding tetratricopeptide repeat protein, yielding MSAKKTKESKAEKNFENIGEALTTSEQFLEKNQKIIVTGLLIVIALVGAFLAYHYLHKTPRTEKAQAALFKGERYFQNGDDSLALFGNGNDYIGFESIIDRYKGTKTADLAHAYAGISYSRIGNNEKALEHLKKFKGGDLLITPAVTGAIGDVYMNMGQADQAINNFLKAAKEADNEMLSPIYYKKAGEAYLSKADYDKAIEVFTQIKETYLNSPESREADKFIQQALFLKENK
- the cls gene encoding cardiolipin synthase → MTIQLNSALLLIIEILYLLTVVGIVVVVISENRNPIKTVAWIMAVVFLPFIGIIWYAFFGQDATKKQVISRRMYSKLKKRPLDGMETAVEHIFPEEYINLINLLQNMDYTPLLGGNDVTLFTNGGDKFASLFADIEKAEKHIHIEYYVLLDDELGLKLQQALIRKAREGVEIRIIYDSFGSRKAKRKFFEDFRKAGIETEPFLKLSLSRLTSRLNYRTHRKIVVIDGRIGYVGGMNVADRYLKGLDWGCWRDTHARIEGKGVQGLQSVFLIDWYFVSQTLITSRDYFPVLGNYGECPMQIVNSGPLSETNEISHGIMQAIYNARKSIFIQTPYFLPPDAMADALQAAAIRGVDVRVMMSKRSDVPLVQRASFSYIKDMLKAGVKVYMYHKGFLHSKMMVFDGSLTLVGSANFDSRSFEQNFEVEAFIYDEKLGMQANDIFVEDQRFSDPVSMREWYKRSVKKRFIDSFLRLFAPLM
- the ribH gene encoding 6,7-dimethyl-8-ribityllumazine synthase, coding for MATALSNLSSYDPTAVADGKGKRVGIVVSDWNSSVTHSLLNGATNTLLKFGVSADDIIIEHVPGSFELTYAAKVMIEKAKVDSVIILGCVIQGETPHFTFVCDSVTEGATQLNLKYDIPVIFGLLTTLTLDQAQARAGGRHGNKGDEAAITALKMMELHSRYK
- a CDS encoding MATE family efflux transporter — translated: MESQSLQTSAVRDLTRGGIFRQLLTLALPLMAISFIQMAYNLVDIIWIGRLGSQSVAAVGAVGMLMWMMNSVALISKVAAEISIGQSIGARRLDQASLYASHTTTIAILLGLLFGMFFLLFPHPYISFYKLEQEIAVEATGYLQIISLGIPIMFLILNFSGIYIGSGRSDIPFYFNATGLVLNIVLDPLLIFGAGPIPAMGVKGAALATILSQSVVLLLFVRHLKKKNGLLGKFPFLIRPRRRYTLNILKLGLPVAAMNTYFAFINMNLARIASLYGGHLGITSQTTGGQIEGITWNTSTGFSTALGSFVAQNFAALKMSRANRAFRYTLMMMGALGIAVTLAFVLYGEGIFSVFVPEKEAYEAGGEYLLIIGISQVFMMLEITTQGMFNGLGRTTPPAIISIVFNTLRIPIAMVLGTRMGVTGVWWALSITSIFKGIILFIWYLILQKRLSSEPVSEK